One region of Nycticebus coucang isolate mNycCou1 chromosome 10, mNycCou1.pri, whole genome shotgun sequence genomic DNA includes:
- the NPHS1 gene encoding nephrin isoform X1 gives MGTVGSIAQGPRVTLKTSTGAPLLLMGLLTTGLAQLAVPASTPRGFWALPENLTVVEESSVKLQCGVSAPGSVVQWAKDGLLLGPDRRIPGFPRYHLEGDPARGEFHLHIEACDLSDDAEYECQVGRSEMGPELVSPRVTLSILVPPKVLQLTPEAGSTVTWIAGQEYEVTCVSGDAKPAPDITFLQSGQTISGISANVNEGSQEKLFTTEATARVIPQSSDNGQLLVCEGSSPALDTPIKASITMNVLFPPGSPVIEWPGLDEGHVRAGQSLELPCVARGGNPLATLQWLKNGQPMSTAWGTEHTQAVARSVLVMIVKPEDHGVRLSCEAHNSVSTGTQEHSIMLQVSFPPSAITILGSASQSENKNVTLSCVTKSSRPRVLLRWWLGWRQLLPTEETVMDGLHGGHITMSNLTFLARREDNGLTLTCEAFSEAFTKETFKKSLTLNVKYPAQKLWIEGPPEGQSHRAGTRVRLMCLAIGGNPEPSLTWYKDSRTVSESRLPQEPRRVQLGSVEKSGSTFSRELVLVTGPSDNQAKFTCKAGQLSASTKLVVQFPPTNLTILANVSALRPGDALNLTCVSISSNPPVNLSWDKEGERLEGVTASPRSAPFKGSAAARSVLLRVSSRDHGHRMTCRAHSAELRETVSSSYRFNVLYPPEFLGEQVLVVTAVEQGEALLPVSVSANPAPEAFNWTFRGYRLSPAGGPRHRILSGGALQLWNVTRADDGFYQLHCQNSEGTAEALVRLDVHYAPTIRALQDPTEVNVGGSVDIICTVDANPILPGMFNWEKLVRTQLLVNGGDFLTGEEEEDQSLDDMEKISKGATGRLRIQRAKLTQAGAYQCIVDNGVAPPARGLIRLVVRFAPQVDHPTPLTKVAAAGDSTSSATLHCRARGVPNIVFTWTKNGVPLDLQDPRYTEHTYHQGGVHSSLLTIANVSAAQDYALFTCTATNPLGSDHTNIQLVSISRPDPPLGLKIVSMTPHSVGLEWKPGFDGGLPQSFRIRYEALGTPGFHYVDVLPPKATTFTLTGLQPSTRYRIWLLASNALGDSGLADKGAQLPITTPGLDQTSGESDVQLPTEEPAGPSGLPLLPVLFAIGGLLLLSNASCVGGFLWQRRMKHLAKGLSEKTDTGSEEDRVRNEYEESQWTGDRDTRSSMVSTTEVEPYYHSMRDFIPQLSPMLEEVSYSQGITGLEDQDMAFPGHLYDEVERMYIPPGTWGPLYDEVHMGSSDLRWPEEKYENPRGIYDQVAGDVDTVEPDSLPFELRGHLV, from the exons ATGGGCACTGTGGGATCCATTGCCCAAGGGCCTAGGGTGACCCTGAAGACTTCCACTGGGGCTCCCCTGCTGCTCATGGGGCTGCTGACCACAG GCCTGGCCCAGTTGGCAGTTCCTGCATCAACCCCCCGAGGCTTCTGGGCCCTGCCTGAAAACCTGACAGTAGTGGAGGAGTCCTCTGTCAAGCTGCAGTGCGGGGTCAGTGCCCCTGGCAGTGTAGTGCAGTGGGCCAAAGATGGGCTACTCCTGGGCCCTGACCGCAGGATCCCAGGCTTCCCAAGGTACCACTTGGAAGGAGACCCTGCTAGAG GTGAATTCCACCTCCACATCGAAGCATGTGACCTCAGTGATGACGCAGAGTATGAGTGCCAGGTCGGCCGCTCTGAGATGGGTCCTGAACTCGTGTCTCCCAGAGTGACCCTCTCCATCCTGG TTCCTCCCAAGGTGCTTCAGCTGACCCCGGAGGCAGGGAGCACAGTCACCTGGATAGCTGGGCAAGAGTATGAGGTCACCTGTGTATCTGGAGATGCAAAGCCAGCACCTGACATCACTTTCCTCCAGA GTGGACAAACCATATCTGGCATCTCTGCTAACGTGAATGAGGGGTCCCAGGAGAAACTCTTCACCACAGAAGCCACAGCCAG GGTGATACCCCAGAGCTCAGATAATGGGCAGCTGCTGGTCTGTGAGGGGTCCAGCCCAGCTTTGGACACCCCCATCAAGGCCTCAATCACCATGAATGTTCTGT TCCCCCCAGGATCCCCTGTCATCGAGTGGCCAGGCCTGGATGAGGGGCATGTTCGGGCAGGGCAGAGCTTGGAGCTGCCGTGTGTGGCCCGAGGGGGGAATCCCTTAGCCACCTTGCAGTGGTTGAAG AATGGCCAGCCCATGTCCACAGCATGGGGCACAGAGCACACCCAGGCAGTGGCCCGCAGTGTACTGGTGATGATTGTGAAGCCAGAAGACCATGGAGTGCGCCTCAGCTGTGAGGCACACAATAGCGTGTCTACAGGGACCCAGGAACACAGCATCATGCTGCAGGTTTCCT TTCCCCCCAGTGCCATTACTATCCTGGGATCTGCATCCCAGTCTGAGAACAAGAATGTGACGCTCTCTTGTGTCACCAAGTCCAGTCGTCCACGGGTCTTGCTGCGATGGTGGCTGGGCTGGCGGCAGCTTCTGCCTACGGAGGAGACAGTCATGGAT GGCCTGCATGGCGGCCACATCACCATGTCCAATCTGACGTTCTTAGCGCGGCGGGAGGACAACGGTCTGACGCTCACATGTGAGGCCTTCAGCGAGGCCTTCACCAAGGAGACCTTCAAGAAGTCACTTACCCTGAATGTGAAAT ATCCCGCCCAGAAGCTATGGATTGAGGGACCCCCAGAGGGGCAGAGCCACCGGGCTGGGACCCGGGTGAGGCTGATGTGTTTGGCCATCGGGGGCAACCCAGAGCCCTCCCTCACCTGGTACAAG GATTCGCGCACCGTGAGCGAGTCGCGGCTGCCCCAGGAGCCGCGGCGGGTGCAGCTGGGAAGTGTGGAGAAGTCCGGGAGCACCTTCTCGCGTGAGCTGGTGCTGGTCACAGGTCCGTCGGACAACCAGGCCAAGTTTACGTGCAAGGCCGGCCAGCTCAGCGCGTCCACGAAGCTCGTCGTGCAGT TTCCGCCAACTAACTTGACGATCCTGGCCAACGTGTCGGCGCTGCGCCCGGGGGATGCTTTAAACTTGACATGCGTCAGCATTAGCAGCAACCCGCCGGTCAACTTGTCCTGGGacaaggaaggagagag GCTGGAAGGTGTGACAGCCTCTCCCCGAAGTGCCCCGTTCAAAGGCTCCGCAGCGGCCAGGAGCGTCCTTTTGCGAGTATCATCCCGCGACCATGGCCACCGCATGACCTGCCGCGCCCACAGTGCTGAGCTCCGCGAAACCGTGAGCTCTTCCTACCGCTTCAACGTGCTGT ACCCTCCAGAGTTCCTGGGGGAGCAGGTGCTCGTGGTGACAGCGGTGGAGCAGGGTGAGGCACTGCTTCCAGTGTCAGTGTCTGCTAACCCCGCACCCGAGGCCTTCAACTGGACGTTCCGCGGCTATCGCCTCAGTCCAG CTGGCGGCCCCCGGCATCGCATCCTGTCTGGCGGGGCTCTGCAGTTGTGGAATGTGACCCGCGCCGACGATGGCTTCTATCAACTTCACTGCCAGAACTCGGAGGGCACAGCTGAAGCGCTAGTGCGTCTGGACGTGCACT ATGCTCCCACCATCCGCGCACTCCAGGACCCCACTGAGGTGAATGTTGGGGGTTCTGTGGACATAATCTGCACCGTTGATGCCAATCCCATCCTCCCAGGGATGTTCAACTGGGAGAAGCTGGTGAGGACCCAACTTTTGGTGAATGGAGGTGATTTCTTGACT ggggaagaggaggaggaccaGAGTCTGGATGACATGGAGAAGATATCAAAGGGGGCCACAGGGCGTCTGCGGATTCAACGTGCCAAACTCACCCAGGCTGGCGCTTACCAGTGCATTGTGGACAATGGGGTGGCACCTCCAGCCCGAGGGCTCATCCGTCTTGTTGTCAGAT TTGCCCCCCAGGTGGACCATCCCACTCCTCTAACTAAAGTGGCTGCAGCGGGAGACAGCACCAGTTCTGCCACACTCCATTGCCGTGCCCGAGGTGTCCCCAACATTGTCTTCACTTGGACCAAAAACGGAGTCCCTCTGGATCTCCAGGATCCCAG GTACACAGAACACACATACCACCAGGGTGGAGTCCACAGCAGTCTCCTGACCATTGCCAATGTGTCTGCAGCCCAGGATTATGCCCTCTTCACGTGCACAGCCACCAACCCCCTCGGCTCAGACCACACCAACATCCAACTCGTCAGCATCA GCCGCCCGGACCCTCCATTGGGATTAAAGATTGTGAGCATGACCCCACACTCAGTGGGGCTGGAGTGGAAACCTGGCTTTGATGGGGGCTTGCCACAGAGTTTCCGAATCAG ATATGAGGCCCTGGGGACTCCTGGGTTCCACTATGTGGATGTCCTACCACCTAAGGCCACCACCTTCACACTGACTGGGCTACAGCCTTCTACCCGGTACAGGATCTGGCTGCTGGCCAGCAACGCCCTGGGAGATAGTGGCCTGGCTGACAAGGGGGCCCAGCTTCCCATCACTACCCCAG GCCTGGACCAGACGTCTGGAGAATCTGATGTCCAGTTGCCCACAGAGGAGCCTGCAG GACCCTCAGGGTTGCCCCTGCTGCCTGTGCTGTTTGCTATTGGGGGTCTTCTGCTGCTTTCCAATGCCTCCTGTGTTGGGGGATTCCTCTGGCAGCGGAGAATGAAGCATCTTGCTAAGG GCCTCTCAGAGAAGACAGACACAGG GTCGGAGGAGGACCGAGTCAGGAATGAATATGAGGAGAGCCAGTGGACGGGAGATCGGGACACGCGAAGCTCCATG GTTAGCACAACAGAAGTGGAGCCATATTACCACTCCATGAGAGACTTCATCCCCCAGCTGTCCCCCATGCTTGAGGAGGTGTCTTATTCCCAGG GCATCACAGGTCTTGAAGATCAGGATATGGCCTTTCCTGGGCACTTGTATGATGAGGTGGAAAGAATGTACATCCCGCCAGGGACCTGGGGACCCCTCTATGATGAAGTGCATATG GGCTCCAGTGACCTCCGCTGGCCTGAGGAGAAGTATGAGAATCCAAGAGGAATCTATGATCAGGTGGCAGGAGACGTGGACACTGTGGAACCTGATTCTCTACCCTTTGAGCTAAGGGGACATCTGGTGTGA
- the NPHS1 gene encoding nephrin isoform X2, which yields MGTVGSIAQGPRVTLKTSTGAPLLLMGLLTTGLAQLAVPASTPRGFWALPENLTVVEESSVKLQCGVSAPGSVVQWAKDGLLLGPDRRIPGFPRYHLEGDPARGEFHLHIEACDLSDDAEYECQVGRSEMGPELVSPRVTLSILVPPKVLQLTPEAGSTVTWIAGQEYEVTCVSGDAKPAPDITFLQSGQTISGISANVNEGSQEKLFTTEATARVIPQSSDNGQLLVCEGSSPALDTPIKASITMNVLFPPGSPVIEWPGLDEGHVRAGQSLELPCVARGGNPLATLQWLKNGQPMSTAWGTEHTQAVARSVLVMIVKPEDHGVRLSCEAHNSVSTGTQEHSIMLQVSFPPSAITILGSASQSENKNVTLSCVTKSSRPRVLLRWWLGWRQLLPTEETVMDGLHGGHITMSNLTFLARREDNGLTLTCEAFSEAFTKETFKKSLTLNVKYPAQKLWIEGPPEGQSHRAGTRVRLMCLAIGGNPEPSLTWYKDSRTVSESRLPQEPRRVQLGSVEKSGSTFSRELVLVTGPSDNQAKFTCKAGQLSASTKLVVQFPPTNLTILANVSALRPGDALNLTCVSISSNPPVNLSWDKEGERLEGVTASPRSAPFKGSAAARSVLLRVSSRDHGHRMTCRAHSAELRETVSSSYRFNVLYPPEFLGEQVLVVTAVEQGEALLPVSVSANPAPEAFNWTFRGYRLSPAGGPRHRILSGGALQLWNVTRADDGFYQLHCQNSEGTAEALVRLDVHYAPTIRALQDPTEVNVGGSVDIICTVDANPILPGMFNWEKLGEEEEDQSLDDMEKISKGATGRLRIQRAKLTQAGAYQCIVDNGVAPPARGLIRLVVRFAPQVDHPTPLTKVAAAGDSTSSATLHCRARGVPNIVFTWTKNGVPLDLQDPRYTEHTYHQGGVHSSLLTIANVSAAQDYALFTCTATNPLGSDHTNIQLVSISRPDPPLGLKIVSMTPHSVGLEWKPGFDGGLPQSFRIRYEALGTPGFHYVDVLPPKATTFTLTGLQPSTRYRIWLLASNALGDSGLADKGAQLPITTPGLDQTSGESDVQLPTEEPAGPSGLPLLPVLFAIGGLLLLSNASCVGGFLWQRRMKHLAKGLSEKTDTGSEEDRVRNEYEESQWTGDRDTRSSMVSTTEVEPYYHSMRDFIPQLSPMLEEVSYSQGITGLEDQDMAFPGHLYDEVERMYIPPGTWGPLYDEVHMGSSDLRWPEEKYENPRGIYDQVAGDVDTVEPDSLPFELRGHLV from the exons ATGGGCACTGTGGGATCCATTGCCCAAGGGCCTAGGGTGACCCTGAAGACTTCCACTGGGGCTCCCCTGCTGCTCATGGGGCTGCTGACCACAG GCCTGGCCCAGTTGGCAGTTCCTGCATCAACCCCCCGAGGCTTCTGGGCCCTGCCTGAAAACCTGACAGTAGTGGAGGAGTCCTCTGTCAAGCTGCAGTGCGGGGTCAGTGCCCCTGGCAGTGTAGTGCAGTGGGCCAAAGATGGGCTACTCCTGGGCCCTGACCGCAGGATCCCAGGCTTCCCAAGGTACCACTTGGAAGGAGACCCTGCTAGAG GTGAATTCCACCTCCACATCGAAGCATGTGACCTCAGTGATGACGCAGAGTATGAGTGCCAGGTCGGCCGCTCTGAGATGGGTCCTGAACTCGTGTCTCCCAGAGTGACCCTCTCCATCCTGG TTCCTCCCAAGGTGCTTCAGCTGACCCCGGAGGCAGGGAGCACAGTCACCTGGATAGCTGGGCAAGAGTATGAGGTCACCTGTGTATCTGGAGATGCAAAGCCAGCACCTGACATCACTTTCCTCCAGA GTGGACAAACCATATCTGGCATCTCTGCTAACGTGAATGAGGGGTCCCAGGAGAAACTCTTCACCACAGAAGCCACAGCCAG GGTGATACCCCAGAGCTCAGATAATGGGCAGCTGCTGGTCTGTGAGGGGTCCAGCCCAGCTTTGGACACCCCCATCAAGGCCTCAATCACCATGAATGTTCTGT TCCCCCCAGGATCCCCTGTCATCGAGTGGCCAGGCCTGGATGAGGGGCATGTTCGGGCAGGGCAGAGCTTGGAGCTGCCGTGTGTGGCCCGAGGGGGGAATCCCTTAGCCACCTTGCAGTGGTTGAAG AATGGCCAGCCCATGTCCACAGCATGGGGCACAGAGCACACCCAGGCAGTGGCCCGCAGTGTACTGGTGATGATTGTGAAGCCAGAAGACCATGGAGTGCGCCTCAGCTGTGAGGCACACAATAGCGTGTCTACAGGGACCCAGGAACACAGCATCATGCTGCAGGTTTCCT TTCCCCCCAGTGCCATTACTATCCTGGGATCTGCATCCCAGTCTGAGAACAAGAATGTGACGCTCTCTTGTGTCACCAAGTCCAGTCGTCCACGGGTCTTGCTGCGATGGTGGCTGGGCTGGCGGCAGCTTCTGCCTACGGAGGAGACAGTCATGGAT GGCCTGCATGGCGGCCACATCACCATGTCCAATCTGACGTTCTTAGCGCGGCGGGAGGACAACGGTCTGACGCTCACATGTGAGGCCTTCAGCGAGGCCTTCACCAAGGAGACCTTCAAGAAGTCACTTACCCTGAATGTGAAAT ATCCCGCCCAGAAGCTATGGATTGAGGGACCCCCAGAGGGGCAGAGCCACCGGGCTGGGACCCGGGTGAGGCTGATGTGTTTGGCCATCGGGGGCAACCCAGAGCCCTCCCTCACCTGGTACAAG GATTCGCGCACCGTGAGCGAGTCGCGGCTGCCCCAGGAGCCGCGGCGGGTGCAGCTGGGAAGTGTGGAGAAGTCCGGGAGCACCTTCTCGCGTGAGCTGGTGCTGGTCACAGGTCCGTCGGACAACCAGGCCAAGTTTACGTGCAAGGCCGGCCAGCTCAGCGCGTCCACGAAGCTCGTCGTGCAGT TTCCGCCAACTAACTTGACGATCCTGGCCAACGTGTCGGCGCTGCGCCCGGGGGATGCTTTAAACTTGACATGCGTCAGCATTAGCAGCAACCCGCCGGTCAACTTGTCCTGGGacaaggaaggagagag GCTGGAAGGTGTGACAGCCTCTCCCCGAAGTGCCCCGTTCAAAGGCTCCGCAGCGGCCAGGAGCGTCCTTTTGCGAGTATCATCCCGCGACCATGGCCACCGCATGACCTGCCGCGCCCACAGTGCTGAGCTCCGCGAAACCGTGAGCTCTTCCTACCGCTTCAACGTGCTGT ACCCTCCAGAGTTCCTGGGGGAGCAGGTGCTCGTGGTGACAGCGGTGGAGCAGGGTGAGGCACTGCTTCCAGTGTCAGTGTCTGCTAACCCCGCACCCGAGGCCTTCAACTGGACGTTCCGCGGCTATCGCCTCAGTCCAG CTGGCGGCCCCCGGCATCGCATCCTGTCTGGCGGGGCTCTGCAGTTGTGGAATGTGACCCGCGCCGACGATGGCTTCTATCAACTTCACTGCCAGAACTCGGAGGGCACAGCTGAAGCGCTAGTGCGTCTGGACGTGCACT ATGCTCCCACCATCCGCGCACTCCAGGACCCCACTGAGGTGAATGTTGGGGGTTCTGTGGACATAATCTGCACCGTTGATGCCAATCCCATCCTCCCAGGGATGTTCAACTGGGAGAAGCTG ggggaagaggaggaggaccaGAGTCTGGATGACATGGAGAAGATATCAAAGGGGGCCACAGGGCGTCTGCGGATTCAACGTGCCAAACTCACCCAGGCTGGCGCTTACCAGTGCATTGTGGACAATGGGGTGGCACCTCCAGCCCGAGGGCTCATCCGTCTTGTTGTCAGAT TTGCCCCCCAGGTGGACCATCCCACTCCTCTAACTAAAGTGGCTGCAGCGGGAGACAGCACCAGTTCTGCCACACTCCATTGCCGTGCCCGAGGTGTCCCCAACATTGTCTTCACTTGGACCAAAAACGGAGTCCCTCTGGATCTCCAGGATCCCAG GTACACAGAACACACATACCACCAGGGTGGAGTCCACAGCAGTCTCCTGACCATTGCCAATGTGTCTGCAGCCCAGGATTATGCCCTCTTCACGTGCACAGCCACCAACCCCCTCGGCTCAGACCACACCAACATCCAACTCGTCAGCATCA GCCGCCCGGACCCTCCATTGGGATTAAAGATTGTGAGCATGACCCCACACTCAGTGGGGCTGGAGTGGAAACCTGGCTTTGATGGGGGCTTGCCACAGAGTTTCCGAATCAG ATATGAGGCCCTGGGGACTCCTGGGTTCCACTATGTGGATGTCCTACCACCTAAGGCCACCACCTTCACACTGACTGGGCTACAGCCTTCTACCCGGTACAGGATCTGGCTGCTGGCCAGCAACGCCCTGGGAGATAGTGGCCTGGCTGACAAGGGGGCCCAGCTTCCCATCACTACCCCAG GCCTGGACCAGACGTCTGGAGAATCTGATGTCCAGTTGCCCACAGAGGAGCCTGCAG GACCCTCAGGGTTGCCCCTGCTGCCTGTGCTGTTTGCTATTGGGGGTCTTCTGCTGCTTTCCAATGCCTCCTGTGTTGGGGGATTCCTCTGGCAGCGGAGAATGAAGCATCTTGCTAAGG GCCTCTCAGAGAAGACAGACACAGG GTCGGAGGAGGACCGAGTCAGGAATGAATATGAGGAGAGCCAGTGGACGGGAGATCGGGACACGCGAAGCTCCATG GTTAGCACAACAGAAGTGGAGCCATATTACCACTCCATGAGAGACTTCATCCCCCAGCTGTCCCCCATGCTTGAGGAGGTGTCTTATTCCCAGG GCATCACAGGTCTTGAAGATCAGGATATGGCCTTTCCTGGGCACTTGTATGATGAGGTGGAAAGAATGTACATCCCGCCAGGGACCTGGGGACCCCTCTATGATGAAGTGCATATG GGCTCCAGTGACCTCCGCTGGCCTGAGGAGAAGTATGAGAATCCAAGAGGAATCTATGATCAGGTGGCAGGAGACGTGGACACTGTGGAACCTGATTCTCTACCCTTTGAGCTAAGGGGACATCTGGTGTGA